The Flavipsychrobacter sp. genome contains the following window.
TGAGTAGTATGGCATCCTGAGGTGGAAGCTCTAAAGATACAGGGAAGAGTAATTGCTGAGAAGGTGTACTGCCTTCATTCCATTGCTCTAATAGTCGCTCGTACCAAATACGTTCTTGTGCCCTGCGTATATGTATCAGCATCATTCCCGATTTGACGGTGGTGACAAGATAAGCGCCTTGTACTAAAAGAATATTATGTTCTGAATTGACAGGCAAGCCACTATCGCCACTCAAAATAGAGGTTTGTTGTTGCACATTAGGCTCTTGATGCAGCTCTTCGCTAGGCTGCTCTGCAGATTCCTGTGCAATTTGATAAAGGTTTTTCCATTGTTTAAGGCTATCCTTTTTTTCAATGAAATGTGCCTGCCCCTTATTAGTAAAGGTATTGTATAGATAACCTTTTGTAGTTTGTTCTGTTTGCTCCTCAGTCTTGGGTAGTTGTACCGAAGGGAGTTCCTGTATTTCAGGATTTAGGGTGAAGTCTAAAGAAGGGGCGATGTTGTATTTTGCCAAAGAATGCTTTACGGCAGCATTCAGATAGGCGTACATCATACGGTCATCCTCAAATTTCACTTCTTGTTTTGTAGGGTGTACGTTCACATCTACCCTTGCAGGGTCTACTTCTAAGAAAAGTACGTAGAACGGGAAAGCTTCCTTTTCTATCAACCCTTCGTAAGCATTCACTACAGCATGGTGTAGGTATGGGCTACGAATAAAACGATCATTGATAAAGAAAAACTGCATGCCTCTTGTGCGCGTAGCAGCTTTAGGCATACCTACAAAACCGCTAATGTTCAGCAAGTCTGTTTTCTCTTCCAGCGGTACCAGATTCTTTTGGTAAGTATTGCCCAGTAGTCCTACTATCCTTGTTTTAAGGTTACCCGCTTCAAGATGGTATTGTTCTTTATCATTGTGAAACAAACGGAAGGCAACATCAGGATGTGCCAAAGCTACTCTGGTAAACTCATCAATAATATGCCTGAACTCGGTAGCATTACTTTTAAGGAAATGCCTTCTCGCTGGTACGTTGAAGAAGAGGTTTTTGATAGATATAGAAGTGCCGTCTGTTGTAGCGCATGGCTCTTGCGATTTCACTTCTGTACCTTCTATTACGATATGAGTGCCTACATCACTATCCCTGGTTTTGGTCTTTAGCTCTACCTGTGCTACTGCGGCAACAGAGGCTAAGGCTTCTCCCCTAAAACCCATTGTACGTATAGAAAATAGGTCTTCTATGTTTCTGATCTTAGAAGTGGCGTGCCGCTCAAAAGCCATACGCGCGTCGGTAGCGCTCATGCCACAACCGTTGTCCACTATCTGTATCAGCTCCTTGCCGGCATCCTTTACGATCAATTGTATATCAGTCGCACCCGCATCTATGGCGTTCTCTAACAACTCCTTCACAGCAGAAGACGGTCTTTGGATCACCTCTCCTGCAGCTATTTGGTTAGCTATATGGTCAGATAATAATTGTATTATGTCAGGCACCTTCCCTTTTTTTTGATCGCAAAAGCGAAGGTAGCAAATTGCTTTTTTTAACAAGAAATGTAGTTATAAAATGTTTTAGCGTTTCAGCCTTGTCTACATTAGGTTATATTTGTGAACATGATAATGCGAAAGGCTTTTCTCGGTTTATTGGTAGGGGTATTGTTTACTTCATTAGGTGTGCAGGCGCAAGATGCATTGCAAAAAGCTTTGCATCAAAAGCAATGGGTGGATAGTGTATATCAGCAACTGAGCCTTGAGGAGCGCATTGGGCAACTGTTTATGGTAGCGGCCTATTCAGGGGGTAAAAACTACAATGAAGAGCAAATAAAAAAACTTGTAGCAGCCAATCAGGTAGGTGGTTTGATATTTATGCAAGGCACACCAGAAGCACAAGCGGAGCAAAACAATGCTTACCAAACAATGTCTAAAGTGCCGTTATTAATAGGTATGGATGCAGAGTGGGGCTTGGGCATGCGCTTGACGGGTGTGAAAGATATGCCCAAGCAGATGATGGTAGGAGCTACAGAGGATACATCTTTGGCATACCGACTTGGTGCTGCCATTGCTTACCAATGTAAGCGTATGGGTGTGCATATCAATTTTGGCCCTGTAGTGGATGTAAACAATAACCCTAGGAACCCCATTATAAACGCACGTGCTTATGGTGAGGATAAGTATAAAGTGGCTAGTATGGGTATTGCCTACATGCGTGGTCTGCAAGACTATGGCATAATGGCTTGTGCTAAGCACTTCCCGGGTCATGGAGATACAGAGACGGATTCTCATAAAGACCTCCCTACTATAAAAAAGTCGATAACACAGCTCGAAGCATTAGAACTATATCCTTTCCGACAACTAATAGGTGCTGGAGTGCAATCGATGATGGTAGCGCATTTAGATGTTCCTGCACTAGAAACAGAACCTCATATACCTACTACATTATCAAAAAATACGATAAGCACTCTATTAAAAGAGCGAATGGGTTTTAATGGTCTTGTTTTTACAGATGCCCTTAATATGCAAGGTGTAGCTAAATACTTTGAGCCGGGTGATGTAGACCTCAGAGCTTTCTTGGCAGGTAATGATGTGTTGCTGTTCTCGCAAAATGTGCCTGTGGCCATTAGCAAGATCAAAGCAGCTATTGCCGAAGGCAAGGTAAGTGAGGAAGAGTTGGAAAGAAGAGTAAGAAAAATATTGACAGCTAAGTATAGAGCAGGATTGTATAGCTGGCAACCTGTAGTAGCAGAAAATGCTACAGCGGACTTGAATAGATATACGGACGCATTGGAGTATCAGATCGCTATTTCTTCTGTTACCTTATTGAGAGATATGGGAGGTATGCGTACCCGTATTGCCAGAAAGGAAGAGAAAGTAGGTTATGTAGGTATTAACGCTAATAGCGCTACAACCCTCTATAAACAGCTAAAGCTGGAGTTGGGTACTGTAGCAGAAGCGTACCTGCCAAAGGGGGGTAGCGATGCTAAGGCAATGCAGGTGATCAACAGAAGCGATATTGTTGTGGTTGCTGTACATAATATGAGTTTTTACCCGACAAAAGGTAACGACTATGGTTTGGATACCCGACAAATGAACTTCTTAAAGCAGATACAAAAAGATAAAAAAGTAGTATTGGTCTTACTGGGCAACCCTTATTTACTACAGCATTTCTGCGATTTTGAGAATATCCTAGTTACTTATGAGGATAATAAAAGCACAGAGGAAGTAGCTGCTACTACCTTGTTGAAAATTACATCGCCCAAAGGTGCTTTACCTGTTAGTCCTTGCAATACATTGAGGGCAGGCACACAAATAAAAATTATTACACCTTCTGCAGAGGATGTAAAAAAAAAGCTAGATAGAGCTGGCAACCTTCAAGACAAAACCTTGTTTGTAGATGAGGCAGGTGTCGTAAATTCCGCAGCGCTTGATGAGTTAAGCATGTTCTTGCAAAGGTCAGTGGCTGATGGTGCCTTTCCTGGTTGTCAAGTCTTTGCTGCCAAAGATGGAAAGATATTATTCAATAGAGCGTATGGTTATCAAGATGTCTACAAAAAGCGTAGAGTGGAAACGAGTACGGTGTATGATGTAGCTTCTTTGACCAAAGTACTTTCTACTACACTAGCCGTAATGCGCCTCTATGAGCAAAAGCGATTAGACCTTAATAAACGTTTGGTAGATTACCTGCCTTGGGTAAAGGGAACAGATAAGGCTAACCTTCGGATAAAGAATTTGCTACTGCACCAAGCAGGCTTGAAGAGCTGGATACCTTTTTATAAAGAAACATTGGACTCATTAGGCGATTTAAGAGCCGACCTGTATAGACCGATAGGAGATAATACGTTCGGTATATTGGTAGCAGAAAATTTGTACCTGCGTAGCGACTATGCAGATAGCATATGGAATATCATATTGACCACACCTTTAGAAAACCAAGGTAAGTATGTATATAGTGATCTGGACTTTTACTTTTTAGCCAAAATTGTAGAAAAACTAACCAACCAGCCTCTTGATGTGTATATGGAGCAAAACTTCTACAAACCTATGGGGCTAACAACAATGACCTATCGCCCTTTGAAAAAAATAAAAAAAGAAAACATTGCGCCTACTGAGAATGATATTGTTTTCCGTAGACAAACGGTA
Protein-coding sequences here:
- a CDS encoding glycoside hydrolase family 3 N-terminal domain-containing protein; the protein is MIMRKAFLGLLVGVLFTSLGVQAQDALQKALHQKQWVDSVYQQLSLEERIGQLFMVAAYSGGKNYNEEQIKKLVAANQVGGLIFMQGTPEAQAEQNNAYQTMSKVPLLIGMDAEWGLGMRLTGVKDMPKQMMVGATEDTSLAYRLGAAIAYQCKRMGVHINFGPVVDVNNNPRNPIINARAYGEDKYKVASMGIAYMRGLQDYGIMACAKHFPGHGDTETDSHKDLPTIKKSITQLEALELYPFRQLIGAGVQSMMVAHLDVPALETEPHIPTTLSKNTISTLLKERMGFNGLVFTDALNMQGVAKYFEPGDVDLRAFLAGNDVLLFSQNVPVAISKIKAAIAEGKVSEEELERRVRKILTAKYRAGLYSWQPVVAENATADLNRYTDALEYQIAISSVTLLRDMGGMRTRIARKEEKVGYVGINANSATTLYKQLKLELGTVAEAYLPKGGSDAKAMQVINRSDIVVVAVHNMSFYPTKGNDYGLDTRQMNFLKQIQKDKKVVLVLLGNPYLLQHFCDFENILVTYEDNKSTEEVAATTLLKITSPKGALPVSPCNTLRAGTQIKIITPSAEDVKKKLDRAGNLQDKTLFVDEAGVVNSAALDELSMFLQRSVADGAFPGCQVFAAKDGKILFNRAYGYQDVYKKRRVETSTVYDVASLTKVLSTTLAVMRLYEQKRLDLNKRLVDYLPWVKGTDKANLRIKNLLLHQAGLKSWIPFYKETLDSLGDLRADLYRPIGDNTFGILVAENLYLRSDYADSIWNIILTTPLENQGKYVYSDLDFYFLAKIVEKLTNQPLDVYMEQNFYKPMGLTTMTYRPLKKIKKENIAPTENDIVFRRQTVHGFVHDPGAAMFGGVAGHAGLFATAEDVGIVFQMLLNGGVYNGVRFFQKSTIDYFSAYNSTLSRRGLGFDKPKAERNDAGPTGDRVSGYAYGHQGFTGTCAWADPATGVVFVFLSNRVNPSATNWKINQKSVRTKAQDYIYESLGIPINRDRPMVKRQQLK
- the mutL gene encoding DNA mismatch repair endonuclease MutL, producing the protein MPDIIQLLSDHIANQIAAGEVIQRPSSAVKELLENAIDAGATDIQLIVKDAGKELIQIVDNGCGMSATDARMAFERHATSKIRNIEDLFSIRTMGFRGEALASVAAVAQVELKTKTRDSDVGTHIVIEGTEVKSQEPCATTDGTSISIKNLFFNVPARRHFLKSNATEFRHIIDEFTRVALAHPDVAFRLFHNDKEQYHLEAGNLKTRIVGLLGNTYQKNLVPLEEKTDLLNISGFVGMPKAATRTRGMQFFFINDRFIRSPYLHHAVVNAYEGLIEKEAFPFYVLFLEVDPARVDVNVHPTKQEVKFEDDRMMYAYLNAAVKHSLAKYNIAPSLDFTLNPEIQELPSVQLPKTEEQTEQTTKGYLYNTFTNKGQAHFIEKKDSLKQWKNLYQIAQESAEQPSEELHQEPNVQQQTSILSGDSGLPVNSEHNILLVQGAYLVTTVKSGMMLIHIRRAQERIWYERLLEQWNEGSTPSQQLLFPVSLELPPQDAILLNEVLADLSKIGFDISPFGKNTFVVQGLPTGLPSGEEKNVLDEVIDQLKHESDDAVGKRQDTLLANMAKRLSRNQEAMHQAEMQQLLIDELFACAQPEYTPSGKKIFTMLRKDDLESML